The Aureispira anguillae genome contains a region encoding:
- a CDS encoding AAA domain-containing protein, producing the protein MKQINQYVVLQELKQFNDQIKVWLSQDSGGATYELLTIAKQDNNSRRIERVLNREIKPWVHQTIEGIQPIKEVGEDENNNCYFIAYLHLEDYRGIMNAREEASVQSILDIVKGLSKLKMNNFEAYAISPQFVRVNFKGRGMLCWMGVFELLAHYDLLERPCLAANVIDWMDNKADALRPNFQDDIYSLLKSFKSVLKQHERHTAVVQLLSKGLEVERIKRFSNYHQVIQLLEELPIKTPQDEDRRAIRVVVNKKKIDAATLRLLLKDMSNGVYMDMATRRSTKGTIEGNFSTSDWNGKFVLNNDRSLFIPHCNNQANDKVLKAVTAFRLDASFTEYATNYDCRPFFTEKFEQKCELAALHRKQRNLLTTWKVLPQNEQAVIEADAFKVNYTRREETKKGDFKFYLAKDSEVDWTLVRKVKNEQVVLWIGQQAVGSIGNYEALEFILTITAPFCLLDEVPKTGTLMQDVRQETSQFRKQVDACEKFQQSDVANPALCSILATPETVVLPNNKRLFQDDYDRFNATLFNEQLANDTTQSEAVLEGLNQKPIYLIQGPPGTGKTTVIVELIQQIIQQKKTAKILLTSQSNLAVDNVLERIKKINESAQQSLPFIRLASTHAIEKENVTPEVLPHTFERKLDEWTKGVSKRSERHLETLFPKEYKQKELIQLYHDYASLKGKAGWKTFVQKLKLRSTYLKRLFENCDTLPAAELVFQEVLGQKFLELKQIQRDWVAFLNGVNIDIGSHKKQAMLRDGSTEVDFLTAMMRDINIIGATCIHIASGKYSRINFQFDYVIMDESSKASPPETLVPINMGRNIILIGDHKQLPPVVTRDKKVRKNVKEELEDNGLDFNKEFGTSLFETLIEAFQKDDKKSPFTKMLNIQYRMPRQIGSLISRFFYEGKLQNPSFDIPMDKEHGLKFKKETSIVFISTSNRENPSDNGNLVDRKNNCNAKVIEETLEKLNALYAGNLERKQPLTIGVIAGYRGQVALLKKIDLAKYNNFVVKPTGADAGKKDKYLIEINTVDQFQGTERDIIIYDVVRSSPNPRDVIGFLDDYRRINVAFSRVKRLLLVIGDRDYLLDRAILHPKSNFSEFKLQQIVAELDQEGLVYNNLDEILDQ; encoded by the coding sequence ATGAAACAGATCAATCAATATGTTGTCCTTCAGGAATTGAAGCAATTTAATGACCAAATCAAGGTTTGGTTGTCTCAAGATAGTGGAGGAGCAACTTATGAGCTGTTAACGATCGCAAAACAAGATAATAATTCAAGGCGTATAGAGCGGGTTTTGAACAGGGAAATAAAGCCTTGGGTGCACCAAACTATAGAAGGAATCCAGCCAATAAAAGAGGTTGGAGAAGATGAAAACAACAACTGTTATTTTATTGCTTATTTGCATTTGGAGGATTACCGTGGAATCATGAATGCACGAGAAGAGGCAAGTGTACAAAGTATCTTGGATATAGTCAAGGGATTGAGTAAGCTAAAGATGAACAATTTTGAAGCTTATGCCATCAGCCCACAATTTGTACGAGTCAACTTTAAGGGAAGAGGAATGTTGTGTTGGATGGGAGTGTTTGAATTATTGGCGCATTATGACTTGTTAGAAAGACCTTGTTTGGCGGCAAATGTAATCGATTGGATGGATAATAAAGCGGATGCCCTGCGTCCTAATTTTCAAGATGACATTTATTCGCTACTAAAATCTTTTAAATCAGTCTTGAAACAGCATGAAAGGCATACGGCTGTTGTGCAATTATTATCAAAAGGACTAGAAGTAGAGCGAATAAAGCGTTTTTCCAATTATCATCAGGTTATTCAGTTATTAGAAGAATTGCCAATCAAAACGCCACAAGACGAAGACCGCAGAGCAATTAGAGTGGTCGTCAATAAAAAAAAGATAGATGCTGCTACGCTTCGTTTGTTGCTCAAAGATATGAGTAATGGGGTCTATATGGATATGGCAACTCGACGTTCTACCAAAGGGACAATTGAAGGCAATTTTAGTACTTCTGATTGGAATGGTAAATTTGTACTCAACAATGATCGATCTCTTTTTATTCCTCATTGCAATAATCAGGCAAATGATAAAGTGTTGAAGGCTGTTACAGCATTTCGGTTAGATGCCTCTTTTACCGAATACGCTACTAATTATGATTGTCGTCCTTTTTTTACAGAGAAATTTGAGCAAAAATGCGAATTGGCTGCGCTACATAGAAAGCAACGCAACCTGTTGACGACTTGGAAAGTGCTGCCCCAAAATGAGCAGGCTGTTATTGAAGCGGATGCCTTTAAGGTAAATTATACCAGACGAGAAGAAACCAAGAAAGGTGATTTTAAATTTTACTTGGCTAAGGATAGCGAGGTGGATTGGACGCTTGTTCGGAAAGTAAAAAATGAGCAGGTTGTTTTATGGATTGGTCAACAAGCAGTGGGGAGTATTGGGAACTATGAAGCCCTAGAATTTATTTTGACAATAACAGCTCCATTTTGTTTGCTCGATGAAGTCCCCAAAACGGGAACCTTAATGCAGGATGTTCGGCAAGAAACCAGTCAATTTAGAAAGCAGGTTGATGCTTGCGAAAAATTTCAGCAATCTGACGTTGCTAACCCCGCCTTGTGTAGTATTTTGGCAACTCCAGAAACGGTCGTTTTGCCCAACAACAAGCGTTTGTTTCAAGACGACTATGATCGTTTCAATGCAACACTATTTAATGAGCAGCTAGCCAATGATACCACCCAATCTGAAGCTGTTTTAGAAGGATTGAACCAAAAGCCCATCTATTTGATACAAGGACCACCAGGTACAGGAAAAACAACGGTTATTGTAGAGCTTATCCAACAAATAATTCAGCAAAAAAAGACAGCAAAAATCCTGTTAACTTCTCAATCTAATTTGGCGGTTGATAATGTCTTGGAACGGATAAAAAAAATTAACGAATCGGCTCAGCAGTCCTTACCCTTTATACGTTTGGCAAGTACACATGCTATCGAAAAAGAAAATGTGACTCCTGAGGTGCTTCCCCATACTTTTGAACGAAAACTAGACGAATGGACAAAGGGAGTAAGTAAGCGATCGGAAAGGCACTTGGAAACCTTATTTCCTAAGGAATACAAACAAAAAGAACTCATACAGTTGTACCATGATTATGCTTCGCTAAAGGGGAAAGCAGGGTGGAAAACTTTTGTGCAAAAATTAAAATTAAGAAGCACTTACCTAAAACGCCTTTTTGAAAACTGCGACACTTTGCCAGCGGCAGAGTTGGTTTTTCAGGAAGTGTTGGGGCAAAAATTTTTGGAGCTAAAGCAAATTCAAAGAGATTGGGTGGCATTTTTGAATGGCGTTAATATAGACATAGGGAGCCACAAAAAACAGGCAATGTTAAGAGATGGTAGTACAGAAGTTGATTTTTTAACTGCTATGATGCGAGACATTAATATCATAGGAGCTACTTGTATTCACATTGCTAGTGGTAAATATAGCCGAATTAACTTTCAGTTTGATTATGTGATTATGGATGAAAGCAGTAAGGCTTCGCCTCCTGAGACCTTAGTGCCCATCAACATGGGACGAAACATCATTTTAATTGGGGATCACAAACAGTTGCCTCCTGTTGTTACTAGGGATAAAAAGGTGCGAAAGAATGTGAAAGAAGAATTGGAAGATAATGGCTTAGATTTTAACAAAGAATTTGGGACTAGCTTATTTGAAACCTTAATTGAAGCGTTTCAGAAAGACGATAAAAAAAGTCCTTTCACCAAAATGTTAAATATCCAATATAGAATGCCTAGGCAAATTGGGAGTTTGATTTCTAGATTTTTTTACGAGGGGAAATTGCAAAATCCTAGTTTTGATATTCCAATGGATAAAGAGCACGGTTTGAAGTTTAAAAAAGAAACCTCTATTGTTTTTATAAGTACCTCTAATCGAGAAAATCCGAGCGATAATGGGAATTTGGTGGATCGAAAGAACAACTGTAATGCCAAGGTAATTGAGGAAACTTTGGAAAAATTAAATGCACTTTATGCTGGAAATTTAGAGCGAAAACAACCCCTTACAATTGGCGTTATTGCTGGTTATCGGGGGCAGGTTGCTTTATTGAAAAAAATTGATTTAGCTAAGTACAACAACTTTGTCGTAAAACCAACAGGTGCTGATGCTGGGAAAAAAGACAAATATTTAATTGAAATTAATACAGTAGATCAATTTCAAGGAACGGAACGAGATATTATTATTTACGATGTTGTGCGCAGTAGCCCTAACCCTAGAGATGTGATTGGCTTTTTAGATGACTATCGACGAATAAATGTTGCTTTTTCTCGTGTTAAACGGCTATTGTTAGTGATCGGGGATCGAGACTATTTGCTCGACCGAGCTATTTTGCATCCCAAGAGTAATTTTTCTGAATTTAAGCTCCAACAAATTGTAGCGGAGTTAGATCAAGAGGGCTTAGTTTATAATAACTTAGATGAAATTTTAGATCAATGA
- the miaB gene encoding tRNA (N6-isopentenyl adenosine(37)-C2)-methylthiotransferase MiaB codes for MYNNNPTIKDIDESKQGDAFFKEQVANNTGDKNKKFYIESYGCQMNFSDSEIVASILADVGYSSTRDMEESDLILINTCSIREKAEDTVRKRLRVFDKIKDKKPGTLVGVLGCMAERLKQKLLDQEKLVDLVVGPDAYRDLPNLIATAEDGDKGINVFLSREETYSNINPVRLGSNGVSAFVTIMRGCDNMCSFCVVPFTRGRERSRDPFSILAECTDLYNRGFREVTLLGQNVDSYKWKNPDTEESIDFADLLELTANISPDLRVRFSTSHPKDITDKVLMNMAKHENICKYIHLPVQSGNSNILKKMNRTYDREWYINKIHRIYEIMPDCAISSDMIAGFCGETEEEHQDTLSIMEIAQYSMSYMFFYSERPNTLAHKKYEDDIPLEVKKRRLSEIIRLQNQMSFEHNRKEVGRYHKILIEKVSKKSDQELAGRTSQNKMVVFPRKEAIIGTYAYVKIDDFTSATLKGHLVDEAEYLEQTKQPN; via the coding sequence ATGTATAACAATAATCCAACGATAAAAGACATTGACGAAAGCAAACAAGGAGATGCTTTTTTCAAAGAACAAGTTGCCAACAATACAGGAGATAAGAATAAGAAATTTTATATTGAAAGCTATGGCTGCCAGATGAATTTTAGCGATAGTGAAATTGTCGCTTCTATCTTAGCAGATGTTGGTTATTCATCGACTAGAGATATGGAGGAATCTGATTTGATTCTTATCAATACCTGTTCTATTCGTGAAAAAGCAGAAGATACTGTCCGTAAACGTCTGCGTGTTTTTGATAAAATAAAAGACAAAAAACCAGGTACCTTAGTTGGTGTTTTGGGGTGCATGGCAGAGCGCCTAAAGCAAAAATTGTTGGATCAAGAAAAATTGGTAGATTTAGTAGTTGGTCCTGATGCCTATCGTGACTTGCCCAACCTAATTGCCACAGCAGAAGATGGGGACAAAGGAATTAATGTATTCCTTTCTAGAGAAGAAACCTATTCTAATATTAATCCCGTTCGTTTGGGAAGTAATGGCGTTAGTGCTTTTGTAACCATTATGCGTGGTTGTGATAATATGTGTTCATTTTGCGTGGTTCCCTTTACTCGTGGTCGTGAACGTAGCCGTGATCCTTTTAGCATTCTAGCAGAATGCACCGATCTATACAATAGAGGTTTCCGTGAAGTGACGCTTTTGGGGCAAAATGTAGATTCTTACAAATGGAAGAACCCAGATACAGAAGAGAGCATTGATTTTGCAGATTTATTGGAATTAACCGCCAACATTAGCCCAGATTTGCGGGTTCGTTTTTCTACCTCACATCCCAAAGATATTACGGATAAGGTGTTGATGAACATGGCAAAACATGAAAATATATGCAAGTATATTCACCTGCCTGTTCAATCTGGCAACTCGAATATTCTAAAAAAGATGAATCGTACCTACGATAGAGAATGGTACATCAATAAAATTCATCGAATTTATGAAATCATGCCAGATTGTGCGATTTCTTCGGATATGATTGCTGGTTTTTGTGGAGAAACGGAAGAGGAACACCAAGACACTTTGTCTATTATGGAAATTGCTCAATACAGCATGTCTTATATGTTCTTTTATTCTGAACGTCCTAATACCTTGGCACACAAAAAATATGAAGATGACATTCCACTAGAGGTAAAAAAACGTCGATTGAGCGAAATTATTCGCCTGCAAAATCAAATGTCTTTTGAGCATAACCGAAAAGAAGTTGGACGATACCACAAAATTTTAATTGAGAAGGTTTCTAAAAAATCAGATCAAGAATTGGCTGGACGTACCTCGCAAAATAAGATGGTTGTTTTCCCTCGAAAAGAGGCAATCATTGGCACCTATGCTTATGTCAAAATTGACGATTTTACTTCTGCTACACTAAAAGGGCATTTGGTCGATGAAGCAGAATATTTGGAACAAACCAAACAACCTAATTAA
- a CDS encoding GNAT family N-acetyltransferase: MNATNRLHFRNLAQEDAPRILEIYSNKEAMKFRASKPISSLSEASEMIQNSIAQTMDYQSIRLGIIESQSNHLIGTILIKYLKNSTQCEIGYSIDKAFWNRGYGGESLNAIVQKIRSTHYHLITAWVHQENIGSIKILEKQGFKTIHQQEFPNLFCYRLKLTAPNP, encoded by the coding sequence ATGAATGCAACAAATAGGCTACATTTTAGAAATTTGGCGCAAGAAGATGCCCCAAGAATACTGGAAATTTATTCCAATAAGGAAGCCATGAAGTTTAGGGCTAGCAAGCCTATTAGCAGTCTTTCAGAAGCATCAGAAATGATTCAGAATTCGATTGCCCAAACCATGGATTACCAATCTATACGACTTGGAATTATTGAAAGCCAAAGTAATCATTTAATAGGCACCATCTTAATAAAGTACTTAAAAAACAGTACTCAATGCGAGATTGGCTATTCTATTGATAAAGCGTTTTGGAATAGAGGTTATGGAGGAGAATCCCTAAATGCTATTGTACAAAAAATTAGATCAACTCATTATCATTTAATTACTGCTTGGGTGCACCAAGAGAATATTGGTTCTATCAAAATTTTGGAAAAACAGGGTTTTAAAACAATCCATCAGCAAGAATTCCCCAATTTATTCTGCTACCGATTAAAACTAACCGCTCCTAACCCCTGA
- a CDS encoding DUF4139 domain-containing protein, translating into MQLKQLILTGFIFVLPIIGFAQTDLNTKSVSIFKNKTAFFVKQGSVTTKNSSWAIYGDTIPAALNGTFWLSSPNNDFELVKAYQKEIKTQEQAVAQDFAAMLALNNGKEATLYFKDTLFEGTILFMQVKPKKKPAIPNLKAPLFALQTKLGKTIIFTQASINALERLEFKDTPDFIYDYTQTKQLATLQIDFKSDKAKQPLDMMYLSNSLAWKPDYKIELIEEEKARLSLRSTVINEAEDLKTKQLNLVAGVPNFKYATGISDLINFLNIRPYAQIGRANLENFTIAQNSISNRAVYDSPSPTTITGTAGMPNFEEATAMEDLYFYTLKDIELKKGERAFFDIFSVEVPIEHIYEVVLSDNNINYSLEYSFIQKENPVIHTIKLTNNSGYTWTAAPALVLKNEKGQNAPISQDKLGYTSQKDNISVKLTEAPDVSVQFLDKEVDRTTNKKSIKKGNYTYYNDLVTVETEVTVHNYKNKDIRLDLKRALIGDPISSNVDWKLAPRVQFGYTLNKKNDVCWEMKLKAGEKKVIKYSYSFYTTEHR; encoded by the coding sequence ATGCAACTTAAACAACTTATTCTAACTGGTTTTATCTTTGTTTTGCCCATTATTGGATTCGCTCAAACAGATTTAAATACTAAGTCCGTTTCTATCTTCAAAAATAAAACTGCTTTTTTTGTAAAACAGGGCTCTGTAACCACAAAAAATAGCTCTTGGGCAATCTATGGCGACACCATTCCTGCTGCTCTCAACGGAACGTTTTGGCTCTCTTCTCCAAACAATGATTTTGAATTGGTAAAGGCGTATCAAAAAGAGATAAAAACCCAAGAGCAGGCGGTTGCTCAAGATTTTGCGGCAATGCTAGCGTTAAACAATGGAAAAGAGGCAACCTTATATTTTAAGGATACCTTATTTGAGGGGACTATTTTATTTATGCAGGTAAAACCCAAGAAAAAACCAGCGATTCCCAACCTAAAAGCACCGCTTTTTGCCCTTCAAACCAAGCTGGGAAAAACAATCATCTTTACACAAGCTAGTATTAATGCTTTAGAGCGATTAGAATTTAAGGATACGCCTGATTTTATTTACGATTATACCCAAACTAAACAATTGGCAACCCTCCAAATAGATTTTAAATCGGACAAAGCAAAACAGCCGCTTGACATGATGTACCTAAGCAATAGCTTAGCTTGGAAACCCGATTATAAAATTGAGTTAATTGAAGAAGAAAAAGCTCGTTTGTCATTGCGCTCAACTGTCATTAATGAAGCTGAAGACCTTAAAACCAAGCAATTGAATTTAGTAGCTGGAGTGCCTAATTTTAAGTATGCAACAGGAATTTCTGATCTAATTAATTTTTTAAATATTCGCCCCTATGCTCAAATAGGTCGGGCTAATCTTGAAAACTTTACCATTGCCCAAAATAGCATCTCTAATAGAGCCGTTTACGACAGTCCTTCGCCAACTACCATAACGGGTACAGCAGGAATGCCCAATTTTGAAGAAGCAACAGCAATGGAAGATCTTTATTTCTATACCCTCAAAGACATTGAACTAAAAAAGGGAGAGCGTGCTTTCTTTGATATTTTTAGTGTGGAGGTTCCGATTGAACATATCTATGAGGTAGTTTTATCCGATAATAACATCAATTATTCTCTAGAGTATAGCTTTATACAAAAAGAAAATCCTGTTATCCATACTATAAAATTGACCAATAATTCTGGCTATACATGGACAGCGGCTCCTGCCTTGGTCTTAAAAAATGAAAAGGGACAAAATGCTCCTATCAGCCAAGATAAATTGGGTTATACCTCTCAAAAGGACAATATCTCTGTTAAATTAACAGAAGCTCCTGATGTTAGCGTTCAATTTTTGGATAAAGAGGTTGATCGAACGACCAACAAAAAGAGTATTAAAAAAGGAAACTATACCTATTATAACGATCTAGTTACGGTCGAAACAGAAGTTACGGTACATAATTATAAAAACAAAGACATTAGGCTCGATCTAAAACGAGCGCTTATTGGCGATCCGATTAGTTCTAATGTTGACTGGAAATTGGCTCCACGAGTTCAATTTGGCTATACCTTAAATAAAAAGAATGATGTCTGTTGGGAAATGAAGTTAAAAGCTGGCGAAAAGAAAGTAATCAAGTATAGCTATTCTTTTTATACGACAGAACACAGATAA
- a CDS encoding sigma-54 interaction domain-containing protein has product MNLQTIKQRFGIIGNSPALNHALKTAVQVAPTDLSVLIEGASGVGKESFSKIIHSLSTRKHQKFIAINCGALPESTLYSELFGHTKNAFTGATTERKGYFETVSGGTIFLDEIGEMPPRLQQFLLRVLEQGEFVKMGSNKVEKTDVRVITATNVKLLENVQQGKFREDLYYRLNTVPIKVPTLKERPEDIHILFRKFASDFAERYKTSPVRLDERAQLLLENYAWPGNIRELKNIAEQISALSENKTIAAEELLQFIPKALERHLPAVSNQFGGNFDNTAGSGFYEREILFKFLYDMKKDLADLKTLIAELAHTNNLQMPSNSAAPTASNLTPVPKFQTPPTNNFETPDYNNDFETEVSNPSPIIINTDRTNTNKYSDVEEIEESLSIEDMEQELIKKALSKHRGRRKEAAKELGISERTLYRKIRQYEIEA; this is encoded by the coding sequence ATGAACTTACAAACGATAAAACAACGTTTTGGAATTATTGGAAACTCTCCTGCACTTAATCATGCTCTAAAAACAGCCGTTCAGGTTGCTCCGACTGATTTGTCGGTATTAATTGAAGGGGCGAGTGGGGTTGGTAAAGAATCCTTTTCCAAAATTATACATAGTTTATCTACGAGAAAACATCAAAAATTTATTGCCATCAACTGTGGCGCACTGCCAGAAAGCACCCTATATTCAGAGCTTTTTGGGCATACAAAAAATGCCTTTACAGGGGCAACAACTGAGCGTAAGGGCTATTTTGAAACAGTTAGCGGTGGAACTATTTTCTTGGATGAAATTGGCGAAATGCCTCCTCGTTTGCAACAATTCTTATTGAGAGTGCTGGAGCAGGGAGAATTTGTTAAAATGGGCTCTAACAAAGTTGAAAAAACAGATGTTAGGGTTATTACTGCTACCAATGTAAAATTGTTGGAGAATGTACAACAAGGAAAATTTAGAGAAGATTTGTATTATCGTCTAAATACGGTTCCTATCAAAGTTCCTACCCTCAAAGAACGCCCTGAAGATATTCATATTTTGTTTCGAAAATTTGCCTCTGATTTTGCAGAGCGCTACAAAACTAGCCCTGTTCGACTTGATGAACGAGCACAGTTACTGCTAGAAAATTACGCTTGGCCAGGCAACATCCGTGAGTTAAAAAATATCGCCGAACAAATATCGGCTCTTTCTGAAAATAAAACCATTGCTGCTGAGGAATTGCTACAGTTTATTCCCAAAGCATTGGAAAGACATTTACCTGCGGTTAGCAATCAATTTGGAGGAAATTTTGATAATACTGCGGGCTCTGGTTTTTATGAACGAGAAATTTTATTCAAATTTCTCTACGATATGAAAAAAGATTTAGCGGATCTAAAAACATTAATTGCCGAACTTGCGCATACCAATAATTTGCAGATGCCTTCTAATAGTGCTGCTCCTACGGCATCTAATCTAACACCCGTTCCTAAATTTCAAACGCCACCGACCAACAACTTTGAAACGCCTGATTACAACAATGATTTTGAAACGGAGGTGAGTAATCCCTCTCCTATTATTATCAATACAGATCGTACCAATACCAACAAATATAGTGATGTAGAAGAAATCGAAGAATCCTTATCGATTGAGGATATGGAGCAAGAGTTGATCAAAAAAGCGCTGTCCAAACATAGAGGAAGACGCAAAGAAGCAGCTAAGGAATTGGGAATATCTGAACGTACGCTCTATCGAAAGATTCGACAATATGAAATTGAAGCTTAG
- a CDS encoding SMP-30/gluconolactonase/LRE family protein, with amino-acid sequence MPNIFVFSLLILLSAACVSVPKNTHQTADRIATGVGPEDLLLDTISSDLPRILVSCMDHRLREAAPNGAIYAINLDQDSLFSYPLERTNEPDGHDFHPHGFDLIRRNGKAYLFVVSHDEKNAKHFVYKYEVQKNTMKFIAAYENALMNSPNTVVALRNGGFYTSIDQGKRGNKLALLFRAKTGSIVFCDEKGGWAKVASKLAYPNGLYITAKERYLYASTTRQHQIFKFGIKSDGNLISKEKVAKLAGGDNIRLDQNKELLIPSHPKIFKFVGHSKDSTKHSPSLVYSLNMNNGEKKVVYSNDGQQISASSTAISYKDYIFISQVYQPFILRIKKKK; translated from the coding sequence ATGCCAAACATTTTTGTATTTTCTCTATTAATCCTATTGAGTGCTGCCTGTGTATCTGTTCCTAAGAATACACATCAGACAGCTGACCGAATTGCCACAGGAGTAGGTCCTGAGGATTTACTGCTAGATACAATTTCTTCTGATCTACCACGAATACTCGTCTCTTGCATGGATCATCGCTTACGAGAAGCAGCACCCAATGGAGCTATTTATGCGATCAACTTAGACCAAGATTCCTTATTTAGCTATCCTTTAGAACGAACCAATGAGCCTGACGGGCACGATTTTCATCCTCATGGATTTGATTTAATTCGTCGCAACGGCAAAGCCTATCTTTTTGTAGTATCGCACGATGAAAAAAACGCCAAACATTTTGTTTACAAATACGAAGTTCAAAAAAACACCATGAAATTTATTGCAGCGTATGAAAACGCATTGATGAATTCGCCCAATACCGTTGTTGCTCTTCGAAATGGTGGCTTTTATACTAGTATAGATCAAGGCAAAAGAGGAAATAAGTTGGCACTTTTATTCCGAGCTAAAACGGGTAGCATTGTTTTTTGTGACGAAAAAGGCGGATGGGCAAAAGTTGCCTCCAAATTAGCCTACCCCAATGGGCTATACATCACCGCAAAAGAACGCTATCTTTATGCCAGTACAACCCGCCAACATCAGATTTTTAAGTTTGGAATTAAGTCTGATGGTAACCTAATTAGCAAAGAAAAAGTTGCAAAATTAGCAGGAGGTGACAATATACGATTAGATCAAAACAAAGAACTCTTAATACCATCTCATCCCAAAATATTTAAATTTGTAGGACATTCTAAAGATTCTACCAAACATTCTCCTAGCCTTGTTTATAGTCTAAATATGAATAATGGAGAAAAAAAAGTAGTATATTCTAATGATGGTCAGCAAATTAGCGCCTCCTCTACCGCTATTAGTTATAAAGATTATATTTTTATTTCTCAAGTTTATCAACCTTTCATTTTACGCATAAAAAAGAAAAAATAA
- a CDS encoding DUF2795 domain-containing protein produces MYWTLELASHLQDAPWPATRDELIDYAIRSGAPIEVIENLQALEDEGEVYEGIEDIWADFPTKSDFFFPEDEY; encoded by the coding sequence ATGTATTGGACTTTAGAATTGGCCTCTCACCTACAAGATGCCCCTTGGCCAGCAACTCGTGATGAGTTGATTGACTACGCTATCCGTTCTGGCGCGCCTATTGAAGTAATTGAAAATCTTCAAGCTCTTGAAGATGAAGGCGAGGTATACGAAGGCATTGAGGATATTTGGGCTGACTTTCCAACAAAATCAGATTTTTTCTTTCCAGAAGATGAATACTAA